A window of the Armatimonadota bacterium genome harbors these coding sequences:
- the flgG gene encoding flagellar basal-body rod protein FlgG, with protein MMRSLWSAATGMIAQQLNVDTIAHNLANVNTTGFKRQRVDFQDLMYQTLRMPGTPSTESIQLPTGIQVGLGTRAAATVKNFEQGTFEQTGNKLDMVIEGNGFFQVTLPSGETAYTRAGAFKMDSAGNVVTSDGYPLVPPLTIPADATDISIMTDGTVAVTQPGQAAPTTVGQIQLAMFPNPMGLANAGHNLLLATDASGTPTVASPGTDGLGTISQGVLELSNVQVVEEMVNMIVAQRAYEASSQAIKVADDMLKTANNVQR; from the coding sequence ATGATGCGTTCCCTGTGGTCAGCCGCAACCGGCATGATCGCCCAGCAGCTCAATGTGGACACCATCGCCCACAATCTCGCCAACGTGAACACCACCGGCTTCAAGCGCCAGCGCGTGGACTTCCAGGACCTCATGTACCAGACCCTGCGCATGCCCGGAACGCCGTCCACCGAGAGCATTCAGCTGCCCACCGGAATCCAGGTGGGCCTTGGAACCCGGGCGGCGGCCACGGTGAAGAACTTCGAGCAGGGAACCTTCGAGCAGACCGGCAACAAGCTGGACATGGTCATCGAGGGGAACGGGTTCTTCCAGGTGACCTTGCCCTCGGGCGAAACCGCCTACACCCGCGCCGGTGCCTTCAAGATGGACAGCGCCGGCAACGTGGTCACTTCGGATGGCTACCCGTTGGTCCCGCCTCTGACCATCCCCGCCGACGCCACCGACATCTCTATCATGACCGACGGGACCGTCGCCGTTACTCAACCCGGGCAGGCCGCTCCCACCACTGTCGGCCAGATCCAGCTGGCCATGTTCCCCAATCCCATGGGGCTCGCCAACGCCGGCCACAACCTGCTGCTGGCCACCGACGCTTCCGGGACGCCCACCGTCGCGAGTCCGGGCACCGATGGCCTGGGCACCATCAGCCAGGGAGTGCTGGAGTTGTCAAACGTGCAGGTGGTGGAGGAGATGGTGAACATGATTGTGGCCCAGCGGGCTTACGAGGCCAGCTCCCAGGCCATCAAAGTCGCCGACGACATGCTCAAGACCGCCAACAACGTCCAGCGCTGA
- the flgK gene encoding flagellar hook-associated protein FlgK: MSIKALQIASSALSAQRATIEVVSHNIANVNTPGFIRRSLLLSPVPGEQNLLGVSAGRGVTASGIRRMSDALLEAQIEYETGRWGRSSVLCEDLEQVELLVAGPDGTGLRDQLNAFFDAFGEIASDPGAAAPRQLAVSTAQDLCDSLSERVASLHNAIQSGDDVLVSQTARINELLEQIAQFNTQITAGGGPGTAADLEDRRSLSMQELAQLCGATGAVRDNGTMDVFIGGHHVVSYGRSEDLELVPDPTWGTLHTVSLKGEVPPSGMDGAVLGALESRHTILRALADLDAFAVQLADAVNAVHRTGYGLDNSTGRDFFSCDPAQPGATLAVHADIMADPSRIASASAADQPGDGSAASALEALRTNPPSGGTSSLTEVHTQFLSRLGQDVQIARTRMEARADLVAALQTRYSSTAGVSLDEEALHLAIAQDAYLAAQKAAQLALEIIDMTLTIGE; this comes from the coding sequence GTGAGCATCAAGGCCCTCCAGATCGCGTCCAGTGCGCTCTCGGCACAGCGCGCCACAATCGAGGTCGTCAGCCACAATATCGCCAACGTCAACACGCCCGGTTTCATTCGCCGCAGCCTTCTCCTGTCACCCGTCCCCGGCGAGCAGAACCTGCTTGGTGTGAGTGCAGGTCGCGGGGTAACGGCATCGGGCATCCGACGCATGTCCGATGCCCTGCTCGAAGCCCAGATCGAGTACGAGACCGGCCGGTGGGGGCGCTCTTCCGTGCTTTGCGAAGACCTCGAACAGGTCGAGCTGCTCGTCGCCGGACCCGATGGGACCGGCCTGCGCGACCAGCTCAACGCGTTCTTTGATGCCTTCGGCGAGATAGCATCAGACCCGGGCGCGGCTGCGCCGCGGCAACTCGCGGTTTCCACTGCCCAGGACCTGTGCGACAGTCTGAGCGAGCGCGTCGCCAGTCTGCACAACGCGATCCAAAGCGGCGACGATGTGCTGGTGTCACAGACAGCGCGCATCAACGAACTGCTGGAACAGATCGCCCAGTTCAACACCCAGATCACTGCAGGCGGCGGCCCGGGGACAGCCGCCGACCTCGAAGACCGGCGCTCGCTGTCGATGCAGGAGCTTGCCCAGTTGTGCGGAGCCACGGGAGCCGTCCGGGACAACGGCACCATGGACGTGTTCATCGGGGGGCACCACGTGGTCAGCTACGGCCGGTCCGAGGACCTTGAGCTCGTGCCCGACCCGACCTGGGGAACACTGCATACCGTGTCCCTCAAAGGTGAAGTGCCGCCGTCCGGTATGGACGGCGCAGTCCTCGGTGCCCTGGAGTCCCGCCACACCATTCTGCGGGCGCTCGCCGATCTGGATGCCTTCGCTGTTCAGCTTGCGGATGCGGTGAACGCGGTCCACCGGACCGGTTACGGCCTGGACAACAGCACGGGACGGGACTTCTTTTCCTGCGATCCGGCCCAACCGGGCGCCACGCTTGCGGTGCACGCCGATATCATGGCCGATCCGTCTCGCATCGCTTCGGCAAGCGCGGCAGACCAGCCCGGGGATGGGTCCGCAGCATCCGCCCTGGAGGCACTTCGCACCAACCCGCCGTCGGGGGGGACATCGAGCCTCACCGAGGTGCATACCCAGTTTCTCTCAAGGCTCGGGCAAGACGTGCAGATCGCGCGCACCCGCATGGAGGCACGCGCGGATCTGGTCGCGGCCCTGCAGACCCGGTACTCGTCCACAGCTGGAGTCTCCCTGGATGAGGAGGCACTGCACCTTGCAATTGCCCAGGACGCCTACCTCGCTGCGCAGAAAGCGGCGCAACTGGCGCTGGAGATCATTGACATGACATTGACCATCGGCGAATAG
- a CDS encoding flagellar basal body P-ring protein FlgI, whose translation MFTLFPARTGPNRLSGSTALVAIALCAVACAVPSTPVRIKDIASVSGAVGQPLMGYGLVVGLEGTGDSSKSTLTAQALANMLEHFDLKVSPGDLCTENVAAVMVTATLPHTAVPGDRIDVTVASVGDATSLYGAILLPTALKANDSDVYAIARGPVSIGGLSASGGGQKVQKAHPVAARIVDGATVLKAVPPQSSPESVCFSLRQADFTTAMRICSAINEHFAMPIASPLAAESVQISIPADRRKDVVGFIAEVESINVVGDAPARVVVNERTGTVIIGGDVRILPVAIAHGSLTISISRRFDVSQPPPFSGGTTVLGGDHLDKPGAGEDPLPPNTEIPSSPGGLPGGRTVVTRATDLDVEEAEGSLVEFRPQTRLSDLVEALNSLGVKPRDLMAILQALKAANALQAELVFI comes from the coding sequence GTGTTCACCCTATTCCCGGCTCGCACCGGTCCAAACCGTCTGTCAGGCTCAACCGCGCTGGTCGCCATCGCTCTCTGCGCCGTGGCCTGCGCTGTCCCCAGCACCCCGGTGCGGATCAAGGACATCGCAAGCGTCTCGGGAGCGGTCGGCCAGCCGCTCATGGGCTATGGCCTGGTGGTCGGACTCGAAGGGACCGGCGACTCATCCAAGTCGACGCTCACCGCCCAGGCCCTGGCGAACATGCTCGAACACTTCGACCTGAAGGTCTCGCCTGGGGATCTATGCACCGAAAACGTCGCGGCGGTGATGGTCACCGCGACCCTTCCACACACCGCGGTGCCCGGCGACAGGATCGATGTCACCGTGGCCTCTGTCGGCGACGCCACCAGCCTCTACGGGGCGATCTTGCTGCCCACCGCCCTCAAGGCCAACGACTCCGATGTGTACGCCATAGCCCGCGGTCCGGTATCCATCGGCGGCCTCAGCGCATCCGGAGGCGGTCAGAAAGTGCAGAAAGCCCACCCGGTTGCCGCGCGCATCGTGGACGGTGCAACTGTCCTCAAAGCCGTTCCGCCGCAGTCCAGCCCGGAGAGCGTCTGCTTCTCCCTGCGCCAGGCTGATTTCACCACTGCCATGCGCATCTGCAGTGCCATCAATGAGCACTTCGCGATGCCCATCGCCTCGCCCCTTGCGGCCGAAAGCGTACAGATCAGCATTCCCGCGGACCGCCGCAAGGATGTGGTCGGCTTCATCGCGGAAGTCGAGAGTATCAACGTCGTCGGGGACGCGCCTGCCCGCGTAGTGGTGAATGAACGCACAGGCACCGTCATCATCGGTGGCGATGTCCGCATCCTGCCCGTCGCTATCGCCCACGGCAGCCTGACCATCAGCATATCCAGGCGGTTTGACGTCAGCCAGCCCCCACCTTTCTCGGGCGGAACCACGGTCCTGGGGGGAGATCATCTCGATAAGCCCGGGGCCGGCGAAGATCCTCTGCCGCCAAACACCGAGATACCTTCGAGCCCGGGCGGTCTCCCGGGTGGGCGCACGGTGGTTACGCGGGCGACCGATCTCGACGTGGAAGAGGCCGAGGGCAGCCTGGTGGAGTTTCGGCCCCAGACGCGCCTGAGCGACCTCGTCGAAGCCCTCAACTCCCTTGGCGTGAAGCCGAGAGACCTCATGGCGATCCTGCAGGCCCTCAAGGCCGCCAACGCCCTGCAGGCCGAACTCGTATTCATATAG
- a CDS encoding flagellar hook-basal body protein: MLRGLYYAAASMANQITHQDIHAANLANVDTTGFKRSLADVTGSPGETIDTSQGSIRQTGAPLDVALSGPGYFVLQTPTGRAYTRNGHFTLDASGRLVDGQGRGVLGEGGQIRLGTGTVEIQTNGTIIQDGRRVDRLLIVDFSPNVALTRSENGTINAGAAPVPLPSPNVTQGSLETSNVNAVTELGAMLRGFRAYEANTNAIRAADQTLGRLIDSTTA; encoded by the coding sequence GTGTTGCGCGGACTGTACTACGCGGCAGCATCCATGGCCAACCAGATCACTCACCAGGACATTCACGCGGCAAATCTTGCGAATGTGGACACAACCGGTTTCAAGCGGTCTCTGGCCGACGTCACCGGGAGCCCGGGCGAGACCATAGACACATCCCAGGGCTCCATCCGTCAAACGGGTGCTCCCCTGGACGTGGCGCTGAGCGGCCCGGGGTACTTCGTACTCCAGACCCCCACCGGTCGCGCATACACGCGCAACGGGCACTTCACCCTGGACGCATCAGGCAGGCTGGTGGATGGCCAGGGTCGTGGAGTACTCGGCGAAGGCGGCCAGATTCGCCTGGGCACAGGCACGGTTGAGATCCAGACCAACGGGACGATCATCCAGGACGGTCGCCGGGTTGACCGTCTGCTGATCGTGGACTTCAGCCCGAACGTTGCCCTCACGCGCTCGGAGAATGGCACGATCAATGCTGGGGCTGCGCCAGTCCCCCTCCCATCGCCCAATGTGACCCAGGGTTCCCTGGAAACATCCAATGTGAACGCGGTCACTGAACTCGGAGCCATGCTGCGAGGCTTCCGGGCCTACGAGGCCAACACCAACGCCATCCGCGCAGCCGACCAGACTTTGGGCCGCCTGATCGACTCCACAACCGCCTAG
- the fliW gene encoding flagellar assembly protein FliW yields MTCDTVRFGPVQYAPDDVIHFPEGILPFAAAHRFLLISRADEAPFSWLQSLDDPGLALVAAPIEKLFPNEASRVSQLIADRARSSIPGPFVVLVLVTLDADPERITANLLAPIVLDPYTMKAEQVILDAPLATARQPITCRSETAL; encoded by the coding sequence ATGACATGCGACACTGTACGGTTTGGCCCTGTGCAATACGCGCCGGATGACGTCATCCATTTCCCTGAAGGCATCCTGCCTTTCGCCGCGGCCCACCGGTTCCTGCTCATTTCACGCGCGGACGAGGCCCCATTCTCCTGGCTGCAGAGCCTGGATGACCCGGGCCTCGCGCTGGTGGCCGCGCCTATTGAGAAGCTGTTCCCCAACGAGGCGTCGCGGGTAAGCCAACTCATCGCAGACCGGGCGCGCAGTTCCATTCCGGGACCTTTCGTGGTCCTGGTGCTGGTAACTCTCGATGCGGATCCCGAGAGGATCACCGCCAATCTCCTCGCACCCATCGTGCTCGACCCGTACACCATGAAGGCGGAGCAGGTGATCCTCGATGCCCCCCTGGCGACGGCCAGGCAACCCATCACTTGCAGGAGCGAAACAGCGCTGTGA
- a CDS encoding flagellar basal body L-ring protein FlgH, whose amino-acid sequence MNHKIALICILSAAVVTHGIAADGLFVGMFGDSRARQVGDTLHLLIVESSSARMNNSQDHKQSTSTTVGPGLGDLASFPMYGISGGTSTSANGSTTRSGAVTARMTIQVVEITPTGNLVVEGKRTVLVNRDREEITVRGEVRPQSVRPDNTVYSYDLANAQVLFCGSDPRRPRHKVGIITRILNYFF is encoded by the coding sequence GTGAACCACAAGATCGCCCTCATCTGCATCCTGTCTGCTGCCGTTGTCACCCACGGCATTGCCGCCGATGGCCTCTTCGTGGGCATGTTCGGCGACAGCCGGGCGCGGCAGGTCGGCGACACGCTTCACCTGCTCATCGTTGAGTCAAGCAGCGCAAGAATGAACAACAGCCAGGACCACAAGCAGAGCACGAGCACCACCGTGGGGCCGGGCCTGGGTGATCTGGCCTCCTTCCCCATGTACGGCATCTCGGGCGGGACCTCCACCTCGGCGAATGGGAGCACAACCCGTTCCGGCGCAGTTACCGCGCGCATGACCATTCAAGTCGTGGAAATCACCCCGACGGGCAACCTGGTGGTCGAGGGCAAGCGCACCGTCCTCGTCAATCGCGACCGTGAGGAGATCACAGTGCGCGGCGAAGTACGGCCCCAGTCCGTACGCCCGGACAACACGGTCTACTCATACGACCTTGCCAATGCTCAGGTGCTCTTTTGCGGTAGTGACCCCCGGCGTCCGCGGCACAAAGTCGGGATCATTACGCGAATCCTCAACTACTTCTTCTGA
- a CDS encoding carbon storage regulator, whose product MLVLTRNVEQDIQIGRDIRIRILSVNGRQVQIGIDAPREITIYRGELLDAVREQNAAAASAASADSSLRNAAVRVRGTTLRTLYTAGDTVPSSKMPPDPIASE is encoded by the coding sequence ATGCTGGTACTCACAAGAAACGTGGAACAGGACATCCAGATCGGCCGCGACATCCGGATACGCATCCTCTCCGTCAATGGCCGCCAGGTTCAGATCGGCATTGATGCTCCGCGCGAGATCACGATCTATCGAGGGGAGCTTCTCGACGCTGTGCGGGAGCAGAACGCGGCAGCGGCCAGCGCGGCCAGCGCAGATAGTTCCCTGCGCAACGCGGCCGTTCGGGTACGTGGCACGACTTTGCGGACTCTTTACACGGCCGGCGACACGGTCCCGTCAAGCAAGATGCCGCCGGACCCGATAGCAAGTGAGTAG